A stretch of Gemmobacter fulvus DNA encodes these proteins:
- a CDS encoding copper chaperone PCu(A)C, translating to MKRIFSLAALLITTATASLGHEVTQGDLQIIHPAIPRPAATAKAAAGYMVIANSGSADDRLLSVETPVAASAMLHLSATSPEGVATMRHVPELVIPAGDVAVLEPGGYHIMLMGLTGALPEGGMIPATLTFEKAGKVQIEFMVDPPGSTDHSKH from the coding sequence ATGAAACGCATCTTTTCGCTTGCCGCCCTGCTGATCACCACCGCCACCGCCAGCCTTGGCCATGAGGTGACACAAGGCGATCTGCAAATCATCCATCCCGCCATTCCGCGCCCTGCCGCCACTGCCAAGGCCGCAGCCGGCTATATGGTGATTGCCAACAGCGGCAGTGCGGATGACCGCCTGCTGTCCGTGGAAACCCCCGTCGCCGCCTCGGCCATGCTGCATCTGTCTGCCACCTCGCCCGAAGGCGTGGCGACGATGCGCCATGTGCCCGAACTGGTGATCCCCGCAGGCGATGTGGCGGTGCTGGAGCCGGGCGGCTATCACATCATGCTGATGGGTCTGACCGGCGCCCTGCCCGAGGGTGGCATGATCCCCGCTACCCTGACCTTCGAGAAGGCAGGCAAGGTGCAGATCGAATTCATGGTCGATCCGCCCGGCAGCACAGATCATTCCAAGCATTGA
- a CDS encoding alpha/beta hydrolase, producing the protein MAPLQEMDVTAEALVVILHGVGGRGAHLAALADMIGAGLPGLAFALPDAPARYDWDDTGRQWFSVAEITAENRPERLVAARASFDRVLDRAITEQGFAGRLNRVALVGFSQGAIMALDAVMGGRWPVAGLACLSGRCVLPGPVLAPATPVMLSHGLEDPVIPAADAVRAADHLAGLGKPVDLHLWTGLGHWFDARVAEVTAGFLRRTLTPAPQS; encoded by the coding sequence ATGGCCCCCCTTCAGGAGATGGATGTGACAGCAGAGGCTTTGGTGGTGATCCTTCATGGTGTGGGCGGGCGTGGTGCGCATCTGGCCGCTCTGGCCGATATGATCGGCGCCGGGCTGCCGGGCCTCGCCTTTGCCCTGCCCGATGCCCCGGCGCGCTATGACTGGGACGATACCGGGCGGCAATGGTTCAGCGTGGCAGAGATCACCGCCGAAAACCGCCCCGAACGGTTGGTGGCGGCGCGGGCCAGTTTTGACCGGGTGCTGGATCGGGCGATCACGGAACAGGGCTTTGCCGGGCGGCTGAACCGGGTGGCGCTGGTCGGCTTTTCCCAAGGGGCGATCATGGCGCTGGATGCGGTGATGGGCGGGCGCTGGCCGGTGGCCGGGCTGGCGTGCCTGTCGGGCCGCTGCGTCTTGCCGGGGCCGGTGCTGGCCCCCGCCACGCCGGTGATGCTGTCACATGGGCTGGAAGATCCGGTGATCCCCGCCGCAGATGCGGTGCGGGCGGCAGACCATCTGGCCGGGCTGGGCAAACCCGTGGACCTGCATCTGTGGACCGGGCTGGGCCACTGGTTCGATGCGCGCGTGGCCGAGGTGACGGCGGGCTTTCTGCGCCGTACCCTGACCCCTGCCCCGCAAAGCTAG
- a CDS encoding YnfA family protein encodes MAGRGVTLGLYAAAALAEIAGCYAVWMWWRAGASAWWLIPGGAALAAFAVLLALTPPDSAGRSFAAYGGIYILASLIWMWAAEGMRPDRFDLAGAALALAGTAVILFSPRA; translated from the coding sequence CTGGCGGGACGAGGGGTGACGCTGGGCCTTTACGCCGCTGCCGCACTGGCCGAAATCGCGGGCTGCTATGCGGTCTGGATGTGGTGGCGGGCCGGGGCGTCGGCGTGGTGGCTCATCCCCGGCGGGGCGGCGCTGGCCGCGTTTGCCGTTCTGCTGGCACTGACCCCGCCGGACAGCGCGGGGCGCAGTTTCGCGGCCTATGGCGGCATCTATATCCTGGCCAGCCTGATCTGGATGTGGGCCGCCGAAGGGATGCGCCCGGACCGCTTTGATCTGGCCGGGGCGGCGCTGGCGCTGGCGGGCACGGCGGTGATCCTGTTTTCCCCGCGCGCCTAG
- a CDS encoding MORN repeat-containing protein produces the protein MQRRSERKILWGQNIIGMAGLVLTLAAPPLMAQQSDGDVLVKQYDDGSVYEGTFRNGVQHGTGTYSLPNGFEYAGEWVDGEIRGKGIARYPNGSVYEGDFLAGKPFGTGKITYADGGTYEGDWLDGQITGKGVARYADGTVYEGTFENAVHEGQGKLTAPGGAVYEGGWVKGLKEGSGRLSYADGTLYDGTMKAGMRDGKGKLTMPDGLIYEGDWAKGQINGLGKLTQPNGDVYEGAFAEGERQGKGRMTYKDGSVYDGAFKADQREGKGTFRTADGYAYDGDWVAGRMQGQGKLTYSDGSVYQGAFKADLPDGTGKITYPDGSTYDGLWVAGEIEGTGRATYKDGAAYAGSFKAGQAEGRGVLTRPDGYRYEGDWVAGKRTGSGTATYPDGAIYTGAFVDGVRQGQGEIVMPDGFRYNGQWDKGEIAGKGVATYATGDVYEGAFVSGKRQGAGVLRYANGQESAGEWLNGILVAAPEAPPAAAGDAPAPDAAAPEGTPAP, from the coding sequence ATGCAGCGGCGCAGCGAACGGAAGATCCTCTGGGGGCAGAATATCATCGGCATGGCAGGGCTTGTGCTGACATTGGCCGCACCGCCGCTGATGGCGCAGCAAAGCGACGGCGATGTTCTCGTCAAACAATATGACGACGGCTCGGTCTATGAGGGCACCTTCCGCAATGGCGTGCAGCATGGCACCGGCACCTACAGCCTGCCCAACGGCTTTGAATATGCCGGGGAATGGGTTGATGGCGAAATCCGCGGCAAGGGCATTGCGCGCTATCCGAATGGCTCGGTCTATGAGGGCGATTTTCTGGCGGGCAAACCCTTTGGCACCGGCAAGATCACCTATGCCGATGGCGGCACGTACGAGGGCGACTGGCTGGATGGCCAGATCACCGGCAAGGGCGTGGCGCGTTATGCCGATGGCACTGTCTATGAAGGCACGTTTGAAAACGCGGTGCATGAAGGTCAGGGCAAGCTGACCGCACCGGGCGGCGCGGTTTATGAGGGCGGCTGGGTCAAAGGCCTGAAAGAGGGTTCAGGGCGGCTGAGCTATGCCGATGGCACGCTCTATGACGGCACGATGAAGGCTGGGATGCGCGATGGCAAGGGCAAGCTGACCATGCCGGACGGACTGATCTATGAGGGGGATTGGGCCAAGGGGCAGATCAATGGTCTGGGCAAGCTGACCCAGCCCAATGGCGATGTCTATGAGGGCGCTTTTGCCGAAGGCGAACGGCAGGGCAAGGGCCGGATGACCTACAAGGATGGCTCGGTCTATGATGGCGCGTTCAAGGCCGATCAGCGCGAGGGCAAAGGCACGTTCCGCACGGCGGATGGCTATGCCTATGACGGCGATTGGGTGGCGGGTCGGATGCAGGGTCAGGGCAAGCTGACCTATTCCGATGGTTCGGTCTATCAGGGCGCGTTCAAGGCCGATCTGCCGGATGGAACCGGCAAGATCACCTATCCCGATGGCAGCACCTATGACGGGCTCTGGGTCGCAGGCGAGATCGAGGGCACCGGACGGGCAACCTACAAGGATGGTGCCGCCTATGCGGGCAGCTTCAAGGCCGGGCAGGCCGAAGGGCGCGGCGTGCTGACCCGGCCCGATGGCTATCGGTATGAGGGCGATTGGGTGGCGGGCAAACGCACCGGCAGCGGCACCGCCACCTATCCCGATGGCGCGATTTATACCGGGGCCTTTGTCGATGGGGTGCGGCAGGGCCAGGGCGAGATCGTGATGCCCGATGGCTTCCGCTACAACGGCCAATGGGACAAGGGCGAGATTGCGGGCAAGGGCGTGGCCACCTATGCCACGGGCGATGTCTACGAAGGGGCCTTCGTCAGCGGCAAGCGGCAGGGTGCAGGCGTGCTGCGCTATGCCAATGGTCAGGAAAGCGCCGGGGAATGGCTGAACGGCATCCTTGTCGCCGCCCCCGAAGCCCCGCCTGCCGCCGCAGGGGATGCGCCAGCCCCTGATGCAGCCGCGCCCGAGGGAACTCCCGCCCCCTGA
- a CDS encoding heme NO-binding domain-containing protein, which translates to MKGIVFVELLKMAEDLVGEAAVDAVLDSTPLSSGGAFTAVGDYPCSDLMALVQAFSRATTVPGDELQRRFGHWMMDAFKTYYPGFFETKPDVMAMLEAIEGEVHVEVRKIYPNAELPTFATERIAPDALRMDYSSSRPLVPFCQGLIEGCVGHFGVAASVAARDFSTPEAARAEFTIRYDPQ; encoded by the coding sequence ATGAAGGGTATCGTATTTGTCGAGCTGCTGAAAATGGCAGAGGATCTGGTGGGCGAGGCGGCGGTTGATGCGGTGCTGGACAGCACGCCCTTGTCCTCGGGCGGGGCGTTTACGGCGGTGGGCGATTATCCGTGCAGCGATCTGATGGCGCTGGTGCAGGCCTTCAGTCGGGCGACCACCGTGCCGGGCGATGAATTACAGCGCCGCTTCGGCCATTGGATGATGGATGCGTTCAAGACCTATTATCCGGGTTTTTTTGAAACCAAACCCGATGTGATGGCGATGCTGGAGGCCATCGAGGGCGAAGTACATGTCGAGGTGCGCAAGATCTATCCCAATGCCGAATTGCCCACCTTTGCCACCGAACGCATCGCGCCGGATGCACTGCGGATGGATTACAGCTCGTCCCGGCCGCTGGTGCCGTTCTGTCAGGGGCTGATTGAAGGCTGTGTCGGCCATTTCGGTGTGGCGGCCAGCGTCGCCGCGCGGGATTTTTCGACACCTGAGGCGGCCCGCGCCGAATTCACCATCCGATACGATCCGCAATGA
- a CDS encoding ATP-binding protein → MNDLAPPDAVSRRRYDRERRAREEAEQLLELKSRELFDANRALEHQARNLEHEVHLRTADLEKARHQAEAASHAKSMFLANMSHEIRTPLNGVLGMAELLDGLLVDPEHRLMIATIRDSGEMLLRVLNDILDLSKIDAGRLELEATAFCPSDVVAKVEALHSLRAQEKGLSFAILASADAQRRRIGDPHRVAQILHNLLGNAIKFTETGEIRVLLTCPPGRPIVIDVIDTGIGMTTAQVARMFEDFEQADTTVTRRFGGTGLGMSIVKKLVDMMGGEIVALSQPGAGTRIRVTLPLPEAGVDEIRPAAAPPSVALPLDRLAGLRILAADDNATNRKILSAMLAHSGMEVVLVADGREAIALSAAQSFDLLLLDISMPLVDGIAALRAIRAGHAARGTAPPPAVAITANAMRHQVAEYLATGFHAHVSKPFSRQRLLEVICDLAGVANR, encoded by the coding sequence ATGAACGATCTGGCCCCCCCCGATGCGGTGTCGCGCCGCCGCTATGACCGCGAAAGGCGGGCGCGCGAAGAGGCGGAGCAATTGCTGGAGCTGAAAAGCCGTGAGCTGTTCGATGCCAATCGCGCGCTGGAACATCAGGCCCGCAATCTGGAACATGAGGTGCATCTGCGCACGGCGGATCTGGAAAAGGCCCGCCATCAGGCCGAGGCCGCAAGCCATGCCAAAAGCATGTTTCTGGCCAATATGAGCCATGAGATCCGCACGCCGCTGAACGGGGTTCTGGGCATGGCAGAGCTGCTGGACGGGCTGCTCGTCGATCCCGAACACCGGCTGATGATCGCCACGATCCGCGATTCGGGCGAAATGCTGTTGCGGGTGCTGAATGACATCCTCGATCTGTCGAAGATTGACGCCGGGCGGCTGGAGCTGGAGGCGACGGCATTCTGCCCCTCGGATGTGGTGGCCAAGGTCGAGGCGCTGCATTCGCTGCGCGCGCAGGAAAAAGGGCTGTCCTTTGCGATTCTGGCCAGCGCCGATGCGCAGCGTCGCCGGATCGGCGATCCGCACCGGGTTGCGCAGATCCTGCACAACCTGCTGGGCAATGCGATCAAGTTCACCGAAACGGGCGAGATCCGCGTGCTGCTGACCTGCCCGCCGGGCCGTCCCATCGTGATCGACGTGATCGACACCGGCATTGGCATGACAACTGCGCAGGTGGCCCGCATGTTCGAGGATTTCGAACAGGCCGATACCACGGTGACACGGCGCTTTGGCGGCACCGGGCTGGGCATGTCGATTGTGAAAAAGCTGGTCGATATGATGGGGGGCGAGATTGTTGCCCTGTCGCAGCCGGGCGCAGGCACCCGCATCCGGGTGACCCTGCCGCTGCCCGAGGCCGGGGTGGACGAAATCCGCCCCGCTGCCGCGCCGCCCTCGGTGGCCCTGCCGCTGGACCGGCTGGCCGGGCTGCGGATTCTCGCGGCGGATGACAATGCCACCAACCGCAAGATCCTGTCGGCGATGCTGGCGCATAGCGGCATGGAGGTGGTGCTGGTGGCCGACGGGCGCGAGGCGATTGCGCTGAGCGCGGCGCAGAGCTTTGATCTGCTGCTGCTGGATATTTCGATGCCGCTGGTGGATGGCATTGCCGCGCTGCGGGCGATTCGCGCGGGCCATGCCGCGCGCGGCACCGCGCCGCCACCTGCGGTTGCCATCACCGCCAATGCGATGCGCCATCAGGTTGCCGAATATCTGGCCACAGGCTTTCACGCCCATGTCAGCAAACCGTTTTCCCGCCAACGCCTGCTGGAAGTGATCTGCGATCTGGCTGGCGTGGCGAATCGGTGA
- a CDS encoding NAD+ synthase, with translation MAQSFRLTLAQLNPTVGALAANAALARAAWEEARAAGSDMLALTEMFITGYQTQDLILKPAFTHAAIAAIRQLARDCADGPAIGIGGPAMVSGKLHNAYYILQAGEVTATVLKHHLPNSDVFDEKRIFSAAEVNGPYRVGPLRIGTPICEDAWHPDVAETLAETGAEILLVPNGSPYHRGKPDLRLNLMVSRVVETGLPLVYLNMVGGQDDQVFDGSSMVLNPGGELAVQMPQFDDCITHVDFVQGPDGWRAKPGLMAEIPKIWEADYRACVMALADYMAKTGFKKVLLGLSGGIDSAIVATIAADALGPENVRCVMLPSAYTSDHSLEDAGEVARNLGCRLDTVPIGGAQEAVGAALAPLFAGTEPGITEENIQSRLRGLMLMALSNKFGEMLLTTGNKSEVAVGYCTIYGDMNGGYNPIKDMYKTRVFATCRWRNDNHRPWMKGPAGAVIPERVITKPPSAELRPDQTDQDSLPPYEVLDAILDGLVDRELSVAELVAQGFDQATVKKIEHLLYISEYKRFQSAPGTRLTPRAFWLDRRYPIAMRWRDEG, from the coding sequence ATGGCCCAAAGTTTCCGCCTTACGCTTGCGCAACTGAACCCGACGGTCGGCGCCTTGGCGGCCAATGCCGCATTGGCGCGCGCGGCCTGGGAAGAGGCCCGCGCGGCGGGGTCCGATATGCTGGCGCTGACCGAGATGTTCATCACCGGCTATCAGACCCAGGATCTGATCCTGAAACCCGCCTTCACCCATGCCGCCATTGCCGCAATCCGGCAACTGGCGCGCGATTGCGCCGATGGCCCGGCCATCGGCATCGGCGGTCCGGCGATGGTGTCCGGCAAGCTGCACAATGCCTATTACATCCTGCAAGCGGGCGAGGTGACGGCGACGGTGCTGAAACATCACCTGCCCAACAGCGATGTGTTTGACGAAAAGCGCATCTTTTCGGCGGCCGAGGTGAATGGCCCCTACCGCGTCGGCCCGCTGCGCATCGGTACGCCGATCTGCGAAGATGCCTGGCACCCGGATGTGGCCGAAACCCTTGCCGAAACCGGGGCCGAGATCCTGCTGGTGCCCAATGGCTCGCCCTATCATCGTGGCAAGCCGGATCTGCGGCTGAACCTCATGGTGTCGCGCGTGGTCGAAACCGGGCTGCCGCTGGTCTATCTCAACATGGTCGGCGGGCAGGATGATCAGGTGTTTGACGGATCGTCGATGGTGCTCAATCCGGGCGGAGAGCTGGCGGTGCAGATGCCGCAGTTCGACGATTGCATCACCCATGTCGATTTCGTGCAGGGGCCGGACGGGTGGCGGGCAAAACCGGGGCTGATGGCCGAAATTCCGAAGATCTGGGAGGCGGATTATCGCGCCTGTGTGATGGCGCTGGCCGATTACATGGCCAAGACCGGCTTCAAGAAGGTCTTGCTGGGCCTGTCGGGCGGCATCGATTCCGCGATTGTCGCCACCATCGCCGCAGATGCGCTGGGGCCGGAGAACGTGCGCTGCGTGATGCTGCCCTCGGCCTATACTTCGGATCATTCGCTGGAGGATGCGGGCGAGGTGGCGCGCAATCTGGGTTGCCGTCTGGACACCGTGCCGATCGGCGGCGCGCAGGAGGCGGTGGGGGCGGCGCTGGCACCGCTGTTTGCGGGCACGGAGCCGGGCATCACCGAAGAAAATATCCAGAGCCGGTTGCGCGGGCTGATGCTGATGGCGCTGTCGAACAAGTTCGGCGAAATGCTGCTGACCACCGGCAACAAATCCGAAGTGGCGGTGGGCTATTGCACCATCTATGGCGACATGAATGGCGGCTACAACCCGATCAAGGACATGTATAAAACCCGTGTCTTTGCCACCTGTCGCTGGCGCAACGACAATCACCGCCCGTGGATGAAGGGCCCTGCCGGGGCGGTGATCCCCGAGCGGGTCATCACCAAACCGCCGAGTGCCGAGTTGCGCCCCGATCAGACCGATCAGGACAGCCTGCCGCCCTATGAGGTGCTGGACGCCATTCTGGACGGATTGGTGGACCGCGAGCTTTCGGTGGCCGAACTGGTCGCCCAAGGCTTTGACCAGGCCACGGTCAAGAAGATCGAGCATCTGCTTTACATCAGCGAATACAAGCGCTTCCAGTCTGCCCCCGGCACCCGCCTGACGCCGCGCGCCTTCTGGCTGGACCGGCGCTATCCGATTGCGATGCGCTGGCGGGACGAGGGGTGA
- a CDS encoding lysine-2,3-aminomutase-like protein: MPPALTTVQDLLHSGLATVDDAPALAEVAQEFRIRISPQMRAAMEQGDGLAAQFVPTVAESTIRPEELADPIGDARFSPAPGLTHRYPDRVILAATQTCEVYCRFCFRRETVGAAGALPEADLVQALDHIRHHPAIREVILTGGDPLSLSPRRVAALLTRIAAIDHVEVVRFHTRVPMVAPERITDDLLAALDVRPAVYVVVHTNHPNELTEAAKLALRRLTRAGVPLLAQTVLLRGVNDDAAVLEALFRGLIAQRVKPYYLHHCDLAKGTSHFRTTIAEGQAIMAALRGRLSGLALPTYVLDIPGGAGKVPIGPGYLHPGDVPGRHLVTDWQGGVHPYDDPAR; the protein is encoded by the coding sequence TTGCCCCCTGCCCTGACCACCGTTCAAGACCTGCTGCACAGCGGCCTTGCCACTGTCGATGACGCGCCCGCGCTGGCCGAGGTTGCGCAAGAGTTCCGCATCCGCATTTCGCCGCAGATGCGGGCGGCGATGGAACAGGGCGATGGTCTGGCGGCGCAATTCGTGCCGACCGTGGCCGAAAGCACGATCCGCCCCGAAGAGCTGGCCGATCCGATTGGCGATGCCCGCTTTTCGCCCGCGCCCGGCCTGACCCACCGTTATCCCGACCGGGTGATTCTGGCGGCGACGCAGACCTGCGAGGTCTATTGCCGGTTCTGTTTCCGCCGCGAAACCGTGGGGGCAGCCGGGGCCTTGCCCGAGGCGGATCTGGTGCAGGCGCTGGATCACATCCGCCACCACCCCGCCATCCGCGAGGTGATCCTGACCGGGGGCGACCCGCTGTCGCTGTCGCCGCGCCGGGTGGCGGCGCTGCTGACGCGGATCGCGGCGATTGACCATGTGGAGGTGGTGCGCTTTCACACCCGCGTGCCGATGGTGGCACCAGAGCGGATCACCGATGACCTGCTGGCCGCCCTCGACGTGCGGCCTGCTGTTTACGTCGTGGTGCATACCAACCACCCGAACGAGCTGACCGAGGCGGCGAAGCTGGCGTTGCGGCGGCTGACCCGTGCAGGCGTGCCGCTGCTGGCCCAGACCGTGCTGTTGCGCGGAGTGAATGATGATGCCGCCGTGCTGGAGGCGCTGTTTCGTGGCCTGATCGCGCAGCGGGTGAAGCCCTATTACTTGCACCACTGCGATCTGGCCAAGGGCACCAGCCATTTCCGCACCACGATTGCCGAGGGTCAGGCCATCATGGCCGCGCTGCGCGGGCGGCTGTCGGGCCTCGCCTTGCCGACCTATGTGCTGGATATTCCGGGCGGGGCGGGCAAGGTGCCGATCGGGCCCGGCTATCTGCACCCGGGCGATGTGCCCGGTCGGCATCTGGTCACGGATTGGCAGGGCGGGGTGCATCCCTATGACGACCCCGCCCGCTAA
- a CDS encoding 2-isopropylmalate synthase, translated as MTDKSAQPRVIIFDTTLRDGEQSPGATMTHSEKLEIATLLDEMGVDVIEAGFPIASEGDFAAVSEIARLAKTSTICGLARANFKDIDRCWEAVKHARSPRIHTFIGTSPLHRAIPNLDMDQMAERIHDTVSHARNLCDNVQWSPMDATRTEHDYLCRVVEIAIKAGATTINIPDTVGYTAPRESADLIRMLLERVPGADSIIFATHCHNDLGMATANSLAAVEAGARQIECTINGLGERAGNTALEEVVMAMRVRNDIMPFQTRIDTTKIMNLSRKVATVSGFPVQFNKAIVGKNAFLHESGIHQDGVLKNVETFEIMRPEDIGLTAKNIAMGKHSGRAALRAKLKELGYDLADNQLNDVFVRFKALADRKKEVYDDDLVALVQDQGTSEAHDTLQVKRLRVVCGTDGPREAELTLSIDGVDHTTDATGDGPVDAAFNAVDMLYPHQARLQLYQVHAVTEGTDAQATVSVRIEEDGRIATGQSADTDTVVASVKAYVNALNRLIERRKKGNPGDDLKSVNYRDAS; from the coding sequence ATGACTGACAAAAGCGCCCAACCCCGCGTAATCATTTTCGACACCACATTGCGTGATGGCGAACAGTCGCCCGGTGCGACGATGACCCATTCCGAAAAGCTGGAGATCGCAACCCTGCTCGACGAGATGGGCGTGGACGTGATCGAGGCGGGCTTTCCCATCGCCTCGGAAGGCGATTTCGCCGCCGTGAGCGAGATTGCCCGACTGGCGAAAACCTCCACCATCTGCGGGCTGGCGCGGGCGAATTTCAAGGACATCGATCGCTGCTGGGAGGCGGTGAAACATGCGCGCAGCCCGCGCATCCACACTTTCATCGGCACCTCGCCGCTGCACCGCGCCATCCCCAATCTGGATATGGACCAGATGGCAGAGCGGATCCATGACACGGTCAGCCACGCGCGCAACCTGTGCGACAATGTGCAATGGTCACCGATGGATGCAACGCGCACCGAACATGATTACCTGTGCCGCGTGGTGGAAATCGCCATCAAGGCCGGGGCCACCACGATCAATATTCCCGATACCGTGGGTTACACCGCGCCGCGCGAAAGCGCCGACCTGATCCGCATGTTGCTGGAGCGGGTGCCCGGCGCCGACAGCATCATTTTCGCGACGCATTGCCACAATGACCTCGGCATGGCGACGGCCAATTCGCTGGCGGCGGTCGAGGCGGGCGCGCGGCAGATCGAGTGCACGATCAACGGCCTGGGCGAGCGCGCGGGCAATACCGCGCTGGAAGAGGTGGTGATGGCGATGCGCGTGCGCAATGACATCATGCCGTTCCAGACCCGGATCGACACGACCAAGATCATGAACCTGAGCCGCAAGGTCGCCACCGTGTCGGGCTTTCCGGTGCAGTTCAACAAGGCCATCGTCGGCAAGAACGCCTTCCTGCATGAATCCGGCATCCATCAGGATGGCGTGCTGAAGAATGTCGAGACATTCGAGATCATGCGCCCCGAAGACATCGGCCTGACCGCGAAAAACATCGCGATGGGCAAACATTCGGGCCGGGCGGCGCTGCGGGCCAAGCTGAAAGAGTTGGGCTATGATCTGGCCGACAACCAGCTGAATGATGTCTTTGTGCGGTTCAAGGCTTTGGCCGACCGCAAGAAAGAGGTCTATGACGACGATCTGGTGGCGCTGGTGCAGGATCAGGGCACGTCCGAGGCGCATGACACCTTGCAGGTCAAACGGCTGCGCGTGGTCTGCGGCACCGATGGCCCGCGCGAGGCGGAGCTGACGTTGAGCATCGACGGCGTGGACCACACGACCGACGCCACCGGCGATGGCCCGGTGGATGCGGCGTTCAACGCGGTGGACATGCTCTATCCGCATCAGGCGCGGTTGCAGCTCTATCAGGTGCATGCCGTGACCGAAGGCACCGATGCGCAGGCAACGGTGTCGGTGCGGATCGAAGAGGATGGCCGCATCGCCACTGGCCAGTCGGCAGATACCGATACTGTGGTGGCCAGTGTGAAGGCCTATGTGAACGCCCTGAACCGCCTGATCGAACGGCGCAAGAAGGGCAATCCGGGCGATGATCTGAAATCGGTCAACTATCGCGACGCCTCGTAA
- a CDS encoding 1-phosphofructokinase family hexose kinase, translating to MTPILTITLNPALDVATSTPEVRPGPKLRCTAPQMDPGGGGINVARAIQQLGGAAQALVALGGATGAQLAEALRRHAIPCVAVAAPGETRQSLSVTDSRSGAQYRFVLPGAEWNAPHAQQILDALAKISPPPLWAVLSGSQPPGLADRFAAAVQAALPSGTRLILDTSGAALRAVVADPVPGLAVLRMDDAEAEDLAGQRFADRQASAAYAATLVARGVAQTVIIARGAEGSVLADGAGMVFADAPPVQVVSAVGAGDTFVAALVLALAGGAERDCALAQAVAAAAAACLTPATELCRAEDVARLLPLVRVTPLPGPR from the coding sequence ACCCGGCACTGGATGTGGCCACCAGCACGCCCGAGGTGCGGCCCGGCCCCAAGCTGCGCTGTACTGCGCCGCAGATGGATCCGGGCGGCGGCGGCATCAATGTGGCCCGCGCCATTCAGCAGTTGGGCGGGGCGGCGCAGGCGCTGGTGGCGCTTGGCGGCGCAACCGGCGCACAGCTGGCCGAGGCGCTGCGCCGCCATGCCATCCCCTGTGTTGCCGTCGCCGCCCCCGGCGAAACCCGGCAAAGCCTGTCGGTGACCGACAGCCGCAGCGGCGCGCAATATCGCTTTGTGTTGCCCGGCGCAGAATGGAACGCGCCCCATGCGCAGCAAATCCTTGATGCGCTGGCGAAAATATCGCCGCCACCGCTCTGGGCGGTGCTGAGTGGCAGCCAGCCGCCTGGCCTTGCCGACCGCTTTGCCGCCGCTGTACAGGCGGCTTTGCCCAGCGGCACGCGGCTGATCCTCGATACATCAGGGGCTGCCCTGCGCGCGGTGGTGGCAGATCCGGTGCCAGGTCTGGCGGTGCTGCGCATGGATGATGCCGAAGCAGAGGATCTGGCCGGACAGCGCTTTGCCGACCGGCAGGCCTCGGCGGCCTATGCCGCCACATTGGTGGCGCGCGGCGTGGCGCAGACGGTCATCATCGCGCGCGGGGCCGAAGGATCGGTGCTGGCGGATGGCGCGGGCATGGTATTTGCCGACGCCCCGCCGGTGCAGGTGGTCAGTGCCGTGGGTGCGGGGGATACCTTCGTCGCGGCACTGGTGCTGGCGCTGGCCGGCGGTGCAGAGCGCGACTGTGCGCTGGCGCAGGCCGTGGCTGCCGCTGCCGCGGCCTGCCTGACCCCGGCGACCGAGCTGTGCCGCGCCGAAGATGTGGCCCGGCTGTTGCCGCTGGTCAGGGTCACGCCGCTGCCCGGCCCGCGGTGA
- a CDS encoding SDR family NAD(P)-dependent oxidoreductase encodes MRALVIGASGGIGAALCAALAGRGEVVGLSRSVNGLDLTDETSIAAHMAGLEGAFDRIFVATGALQITRPGQAAWRPEKTLRAVDPAALAAQFALNAIGPLLVLKHARHLMPRDADCRFAALSARVGSIGDNHLGGWYGYRAAKAALNQMLHTAAIELARSHPRAVIAALHPGTVATAFTADYQSGHATVAPAVAAAHLIAVLDGLTPAQSGGFYDWAGKAIPW; translated from the coding sequence ATGCGGGCATTGGTGATCGGGGCCAGCGGCGGTATCGGGGCGGCGCTTTGTGCGGCATTGGCCGGGCGGGGCGAGGTGGTGGGCCTGTCGCGCAGCGTCAACGGGCTGGACCTCACCGACGAAACCAGCATTGCGGCGCATATGGCCGGGCTTGAGGGGGCCTTTGACCGGATCTTCGTGGCGACCGGCGCGTTGCAGATCACACGTCCGGGGCAGGCGGCCTGGCGGCCCGAAAAGACCCTGCGCGCCGTGGATCCGGCGGCGCTGGCCGCGCAATTCGCACTGAACGCCATCGGGCCGTTGCTGGTGCTGAAACATGCGCGCCATCTGATGCCGCGCGATGCCGACTGCCGCTTTGCGGCCTTGTCGGCGCGGGTCGGATCTATCGGCGACAACCATCTGGGCGGCTGGTATGGCTATCGGGCGGCAAAGGCGGCGCTGAACCAGATGCTGCACACGGCGGCAATTGAGCTGGCGCGCAGCCATCCCCGCGCCGTGATTGCCGCCCTGCACCCCGGCACAGTGGCCACCGCCTTTACGGCGGACTACCAATCCGGCCATGCCACGGTTGCCCCGGCGGTGGCGGCGGCGCATCTGATCGCGGTTCTGGACGGGCTGACCCCGGCGCAGAGCGGTGGCTTCTATGATTGGGCTGGCAAGGCGATTCCCTGGTGA